Proteins from a genomic interval of Clostridium cochlearium:
- the mreC gene encoding rod shape-determining protein MreC, with amino-acid sequence MKFIKNKLAVTIVILSVTFLILIGYSIKRNKVSIAESSAGKAINSVQGVFYKTNKGIKNFFYVIFNYSDIKSEYEELKLENEKLKDKELAYDTLKEENNKLREMLNFKRQAEGYEYVGCDIIGKSGGVYLDGFTINKGLKDGIEKQMIAVTNQGLVGQVISVGRNWAVVQTLSNENMAVSAIVQSTRENMGVVKGFKDSNNNQLAKLYYLPLESKIKKNDVILTSGLDGGLYPKGIKIGYVIDIEEDKGKVMKNAVIQPYVNFSKLEEVFIVVPKEKLNIKN; translated from the coding sequence ATGAAATTCATAAAAAATAAACTGGCAGTAACTATAGTAATACTGTCAGTTACATTTTTAATATTAATAGGTTATAGTATAAAAAGAAATAAGGTATCTATTGCGGAAAGTAGTGCAGGTAAGGCAATTAATTCAGTTCAAGGTGTTTTTTATAAGACTAATAAAGGTATAAAAAATTTTTTTTATGTAATTTTTAATTACTCAGATATAAAAAGTGAATATGAAGAACTAAAGCTAGAGAATGAAAAATTAAAGGATAAAGAATTGGCTTATGATACATTGAAGGAAGAGAATAATAAATTAAGAGAGATGCTCAATTTTAAAAGACAAGCAGAAGGTTATGAGTATGTAGGTTGTGATATAATAGGAAAAAGTGGTGGAGTATATTTAGATGGTTTTACTATAAATAAAGGATTAAAAGATGGAATAGAAAAACAAATGATAGCAGTTACTAATCAGGGATTGGTAGGACAAGTTATTTCTGTTGGAAGAAATTGGGCGGTGGTTCAAACATTATCCAATGAAAACATGGCAGTTAGTGCTATTGTACAAAGCACTAGAGAAAATATGGGGGTTGTTAAAGGATTTAAAGATAGTAACAATAACCAACTAGCAAAACTGTATTATCTTCCATTGGAATCTAAAATAAAAAAGAATGATGTAATTCTTACTTCAGGATTAGATGGGGGATTGTATCCTAAAGGTATAAAAATAGGGTATGTTATAGATATAGAGGAAGATAAAGGGAAAGTTATGAAAAATGCTGTGATTCAACCTTATGTAAATTTTAGTAAATTAGAAGAAGTGTTTATTGTAGTGCCAAAAGAGAAACTTAATATAAAAAATTAG
- a CDS encoding beta-alanyl-CoA:ammonia lyase encodes MRKEAILSYKMTPEDGNNLGDVIPVGRQLDFWGDAETELMILVDGDESLCLGYNDAKFYHEIYVGDQLDIKATLVKVGNTSRTCKLETYKVATPARKNGRLDADEREVDYLKTPILCAEGYSVLVVKKNLQRGVQPSGIVKDPWKEVE; translated from the coding sequence ATGAGAAAAGAAGCAATATTAAGTTATAAAATGACTCCTGAAGATGGAAATAATTTGGGAGATGTTATACCAGTAGGAAGACAATTAGATTTTTGGGGAGATGCTGAAACAGAACTTATGATTTTAGTTGATGGAGATGAATCTCTATGTTTAGGATATAATGACGCAAAATTTTACCATGAAATATATGTAGGAGATCAACTTGATATAAAGGCCACTTTGGTTAAAGTAGGAAATACATCTAGAACATGTAAATTAGAAACTTATAAAGTTGCTACACCAGCTAGAAAAAATGGAAGATTAGATGCGGATGAAAGAGAAGTGGATTATTTAAAGACTCCCATTCTCTGTGCTGAAGGATATTCTGTTTTAGTAGTAAAGAAAAACCTTCAAAGAGGTGTTCAGCCATCAGGAATAGTTAAAGATCCATGGAAAGAAGTAGAATAA
- a CDS encoding electron transfer flavoprotein subunit alpha/FixB family protein, protein MELKDYRDVWVFIEQREGRIANVSLELLGEGRKIADKLGVKLKGILLGNKIEALAKDVVKYGADHVMYVDDKFLDIYSTEVYTRVISEVVNKRKPEIILLGATTIGRDLAPRLAVRLKTGLTADCTSLDIEEETGNLLMTRPAFGGNLMATIVCEKHRPQMSTVRPGVMEKATLDENRSGKVEKINFKLEEEDKKALVIDIIKKKKKEVALEEANIIVSGGRGLGDKEGFKLLKELADKLEGEVGASRGAVDSGWIDSEHQVGQTGKAVRPKLYIACGISGAVQHLAGMKESDCIVAINKDKDAPIFQIAHYGIVGDLYEVIPFIIKTLDSE, encoded by the coding sequence ATGGAGTTAAAAGATTATAGGGATGTTTGGGTTTTTATAGAACAAAGAGAAGGAAGAATAGCTAATGTATCTTTAGAACTTTTAGGTGAAGGTAGAAAAATAGCAGATAAACTAGGAGTAAAATTAAAAGGTATACTATTGGGAAATAAAATAGAAGCTCTGGCAAAAGATGTGGTTAAATATGGGGCAGATCATGTTATGTATGTAGATGATAAATTTTTAGATATTTACTCTACAGAAGTTTACACTAGGGTTATAAGTGAAGTGGTAAATAAAAGAAAGCCAGAAATAATACTTTTAGGGGCTACTACCATAGGAAGAGATTTAGCGCCAAGACTTGCTGTAAGACTTAAAACTGGTTTAACAGCAGATTGTACTTCATTGGATATAGAAGAGGAAACAGGAAATTTATTAATGACAAGACCTGCTTTTGGAGGAAATTTAATGGCCACTATAGTTTGTGAAAAACATAGACCTCAAATGTCTACTGTAAGACCAGGGGTGATGGAAAAGGCTACATTAGATGAAAATAGATCAGGAAAAGTAGAAAAGATTAATTTTAAATTGGAAGAAGAAGATAAAAAGGCATTAGTTATAGATATAATAAAGAAAAAGAAAAAAGAAGTTGCACTAGAAGAAGCTAATATAATAGTATCTGGTGGAAGAGGACTAGGGGATAAAGAAGGCTTTAAATTATTAAAAGAATTAGCAGATAAATTAGAAGGAGAAGTAGGGGCATCAAGAGGAGCTGTAGATTCTGGTTGGATAGATAGTGAGCATCAAGTAGGACAAACTGGCAAAGCAGTTAGGCCTAAATTATATATAGCTTGTGGAATATCAGGAGCGGTACAACATTTAGCGGGAATGAAAGAATCAGATTGTATAGTAGCTATAAATAAAGACAAAGATGCACCAATTTTTCAAATAGCTCACTATGGAATAGTGGGAGATTTATATGAAGTAATTCCATTTATAATAAAAACACTAGACAGCGAGTAA
- a CDS encoding rod shape-determining protein has product MGLFGMSKDMGIDLGTANTLIYVKGKGVVLREPSVVAINSDTKRVLAVGDEAKQMIGRTPGNIVAIRPLKDGVIADFDVTQAMLKKFIEKISPKSAFTSPRIVVCFPSGVTEVERRAIDEATKQAGAREVLLMEEPMAAAIGAGLPVNEPTGSMVVDIGGGTTEVAIISLGGIVTSKSLRVAGDELDQAIINYTKKQYNLMIGERTAENVKIELGSAYESEEEEKVMEIRGRDLISGLPKVITIRENEVREALQEPVAAIIDAIKSTLEKTPPELASDIIDKGIMLTGGGAMLKGIDLLINKETHMPVNIAETAIDCVAIGAGKALDTLDKLMENKKR; this is encoded by the coding sequence ATGGGATTATTTGGAATGTCTAAAGATATGGGAATAGATTTAGGAACAGCAAATACACTTATATATGTAAAGGGAAAGGGCGTTGTTTTAAGAGAACCTTCAGTTGTAGCTATTAATAGTGATACTAAAAGAGTTTTGGCAGTAGGTGATGAAGCAAAGCAAATGATAGGTAGAACACCAGGAAATATAGTTGCAATAAGACCTTTAAAAGATGGTGTAATTGCTGATTTTGATGTTACTCAGGCTATGCTAAAGAAGTTTATTGAAAAAATTAGTCCTAAAAGTGCATTTACCAGTCCAAGAATAGTGGTTTGTTTTCCTTCAGGAGTAACAGAAGTTGAAAGAAGGGCTATAGACGAAGCTACCAAACAAGCAGGAGCAAGAGAAGTACTTTTAATGGAAGAACCAATGGCTGCTGCAATTGGTGCAGGATTACCAGTTAATGAACCTACAGGTAGTATGGTAGTAGATATTGGAGGAGGTACTACTGAGGTAGCAATTATATCATTAGGAGGAATAGTTACCAGTAAGTCTTTAAGAGTAGCAGGAGATGAGTTAGATCAAGCGATAATTAATTATACAAAGAAACAATATAATTTAATGATAGGAGAAAGAACCGCAGAAAATGTTAAAATAGAATTAGGATCAGCTTATGAAAGTGAAGAAGAAGAAAAAGTCATGGAAATAAGAGGAAGAGATTTAATATCAGGACTTCCTAAAGTAATAACTATTAGAGAAAATGAAGTTAGAGAAGCCTTACAAGAACCAGTTGCAGCAATAATAGATGCCATAAAAAGTACTTTAGAAAAAACACCACCAGAACTTGCTTCAGATATTATAGATAAAGGTATTATGTTAACAGGTGGAGGAGCAATGCTAAAAGGAATAGACTTACTTATAAATAAAGAAACCCATATGCCTGTAAATATAGCAGAAACAGCCATAGATTGTGTTGCAATTGGTGCTGGAAAAGCATTAGATACTTTAGATAAACTTATGGAAAATAAAAAAAGATAG
- a CDS encoding acyl-CoA dehydrogenase: MNFKLTREQESLKEMIRNFVKKEIEPIAAKSDQSGEFPKETFDKMKDLGLLGLPFPKEYGGTGGDYLSYALAVEEISKACAATGISYSVSTSLCASPILQYGTEEQKQKYLSQIASGKVLGGFGLTEPNAGTDAGGQKTTAVLQGDHYILNGEKKFTTNSPVADIFVVFAMTDKEKGPKGISAFIVEKSFPGFSVGKLEDTMGLRAAKVAETIYKDCKVPKENLLGKEGQGFKIAMQTLDGGRIGVAAQALGIAQGAFENAKKYMMERKQFGKPLCKFQGLQWMMADMDLRIEQARYLVYKAAWEKDNGLPYSLSAARAKLAATDAAMFVTTEAVQLFGGYGYTKDYPVERMMRDAKITQIYEGTNQVQKMVIAGNIFR; the protein is encoded by the coding sequence ATGAATTTTAAATTAACTAGGGAACAAGAATCTTTAAAGGAAATGATTAGAAATTTTGTTAAAAAAGAGATTGAGCCCATAGCTGCTAAAAGCGATCAATCTGGTGAATTTCCTAAAGAAACCTTTGATAAAATGAAAGATTTAGGCCTTTTAGGACTTCCTTTTCCAAAAGAATATGGTGGCACAGGTGGAGATTATCTTTCCTATGCTCTAGCTGTTGAAGAAATTTCAAAAGCTTGCGCAGCTACTGGAATTTCTTATTCTGTATCTACATCTTTATGTGCTTCTCCTATATTACAATATGGAACAGAAGAACAAAAACAAAAGTATCTAAGTCAAATAGCTTCTGGTAAAGTACTAGGTGGTTTTGGACTAACAGAACCTAATGCTGGTACAGATGCTGGTGGTCAAAAGACTACTGCTGTATTACAAGGTGACCACTATATATTAAATGGTGAAAAAAAATTTACAACTAATAGTCCTGTTGCTGACATATTTGTAGTATTTGCTATGACAGATAAAGAGAAGGGACCAAAAGGAATATCCGCTTTTATAGTTGAAAAATCCTTTCCTGGATTCTCCGTAGGTAAACTTGAAGATACTATGGGATTAAGAGCTGCAAAGGTAGCTGAAACTATATATAAAGATTGTAAAGTTCCAAAAGAAAATCTACTTGGCAAAGAAGGTCAAGGTTTTAAAATAGCTATGCAAACCCTAGACGGAGGAAGAATTGGTGTAGCAGCTCAAGCACTAGGTATTGCTCAAGGTGCTTTTGAAAATGCTAAAAAATACATGATGGAAAGAAAACAATTTGGTAAGCCATTATGTAAATTCCAAGGTTTACAATGGATGATGGCAGATATGGATTTACGAATAGAGCAAGCAAGATACTTAGTTTATAAAGCAGCTTGGGAAAAAGATAATGGATTACCTTATTCACTTTCTGCAGCAAGAGCTAAATTAGCTGCTACAGATGCAGCTATGTTTGTAACTACAGAAGCTGTTCAACTATTTGGTGGATACGGATATACAAAGGATTATCCTGTTGAAAGAATGATGAGAGATGCAAAAATCACTCAAATATATGAAGGTACAAACCAAGTACAGAAAATGGTTATTGCTGGAAACATATTCAGATAA
- a CDS encoding electron transfer flavoprotein subunit beta/FixA family protein — protein sequence MKIVVCIKQVPDTTEVRIDPIKGTLIREGVPSIINPDDKNAIEEALRIKEKIKDTTVIVVTMGPLQSESALREALAMGVDKAILLSDRKFAGSDTLATSYILSSAIKKIGGYDIIFCGRQAIDGDTAQVGPGIAEHLNIPQITYVSDLNINGNKIIANRNIEEGSYVIKSKMPILLTAIKELNEPRYPSIDGIYKAHREKTIDIWTAKDLDIDEKKIGLNGSPTNVKKSFTPSVSFEGEILEGTVEEVSYKLVSKFREKQII from the coding sequence ATGAAGATAGTAGTTTGTATAAAACAAGTTCCAGATACTACAGAGGTAAGGATAGATCCTATAAAAGGAACATTAATAAGAGAGGGAGTTCCTAGCATAATAAATCCTGATGATAAAAATGCTATAGAAGAAGCATTGAGAATAAAAGAAAAAATAAAAGACACTACAGTAATAGTAGTAACTATGGGACCTCTTCAATCAGAAAGTGCACTAAGAGAAGCTTTAGCCATGGGAGTAGATAAAGCAATTTTATTAAGTGATAGAAAATTTGCAGGTTCAGATACTTTAGCTACATCTTATATATTATCTTCAGCCATTAAAAAAATAGGAGGCTATGACATAATATTTTGTGGAAGACAGGCAATAGATGGAGATACTGCACAGGTAGGACCAGGCATTGCAGAACATTTAAACATACCTCAAATAACCTATGTAAGTGATTTGAATATAAATGGTAATAAGATAATAGCTAATAGGAATATAGAAGAGGGTTCTTATGTTATAAAGTCAAAAATGCCAATACTTTTAACAGCTATAAAGGAATTAAACGAACCAAGATATCCTTCTATTGATGGAATATATAAAGCTCATAGAGAAAAAACAATTGATATATGGACGGCTAAGGATTTAGATATAGATGAGAAAAAAATAGGACTTAATGGATCACCTACCAATGTGAAAAAATCCTTTACACCTTCAGTAAGTTTTGAAGGAGAAATATTAGAGGGAACAGTTGAAGAAGTGTCATATAAACTGGTTTCAAAATTCAGAGAAAAACAAATAATATAG
- a CDS encoding hotdog fold domain-containing protein, protein MAFKKPSKNYETKMRIRMSSKDVFYGGGVVNGSRSIRLMGDVAERLMIMTEGNEGKCIEYEMIRLYNPIFAGDYLEMVGRVIGEDGSKKKIQCRTFKIATNPNIEEQPSAIDVLEEPILCTEFIGTYDSVINS, encoded by the coding sequence ATGGCTTTTAAAAAACCTAGTAAAAATTATGAAACAAAAATGCGTATAAGAATGTCATCAAAAGATGTATTTTACGGCGGTGGAGTTGTAAATGGATCTCGCTCTATAAGACTTATGGGGGATGTGGCGGAAAGACTTATGATTATGACTGAAGGCAATGAAGGAAAATGTATAGAGTATGAAATGATAAGATTATATAATCCTATATTTGCAGGAGATTATTTAGAAATGGTTGGAAGAGTAATAGGTGAAGATGGAAGTAAAAAGAAGATACAATGCAGAACTTTTAAAATAGCTACTAACCCTAATATTGAAGAACAACCTAGTGCCATAGATGTGCTAGAAGAACCAATTTTATGTACAGAATTTATAGGAACTTATGATAGTGTTATAAATTCTTAA
- the radC gene encoding RadC family protein — protein sequence MNSAIKIMDLPQNERPREKLLRYGVESLSNIELLALILRTGNKNENVINLCARILERCGGLNGLFNSNIGELLKIKGVGEAKASQILALLELTKRFRSFKSGENVNITNPKDAAYLVMEEMRWLKQEYLKVILLNTKNYVIKVKDVFIGSLNSSIVHPREIFVEAIKNNSYSIIICHNHPSGDPTPSKEDINVSNRIKECGKLIGIELLDHIIIGNGVYISLKEKDIL from the coding sequence ATGAATAGTGCTATAAAAATTATGGATTTACCACAAAATGAAAGACCTAGAGAAAAATTATTAAGATATGGAGTAGAAAGTCTTTCCAATATAGAACTTTTAGCTTTAATCTTAAGAACAGGTAATAAAAATGAAAATGTAATAAACCTGTGTGCAAGAATTTTAGAAAGATGTGGAGGACTAAATGGACTCTTTAATTCGAATATAGGAGAATTGCTAAAAATAAAGGGAGTGGGAGAGGCTAAGGCCTCCCAAATACTAGCTCTTTTAGAATTAACTAAGAGATTTAGATCTTTTAAGTCTGGAGAGAATGTTAATATAACAAATCCAAAGGATGCAGCTTATTTAGTAATGGAAGAAATGAGATGGTTAAAGCAAGAGTATTTAAAAGTAATATTATTAAATACAAAGAATTATGTAATAAAAGTGAAAGATGTATTTATAGGTAGTTTAAATTCTTCTATAGTACATCCAAGAGAAATATTCGTAGAAGCTATAAAAAATAATAGTTATTCTATAATAATATGTCATAATCATCCCTCAGGGGATCCTACCCCAAGTAAAGAGGATATTAATGTATCAAATAGGATAAAAGAATGTGGAAAACTAATAGGAATAGAATTATTAGATCATATAATAATTGGAAATGGAGTTTACATAAGTTTAAAAGAAAAAGACATACTGTAA
- a CDS encoding lactate utilization protein — translation MDKNLQWTIQKRVERVIKSLEKNNMVGYYVEDEKEALDKIKELLKEETITTAGGSRSLFEIGVIDFLRKGNYNFLDRDKEGITKEECEKIYRDAFYADTYLCSTNAITEEGELYNIDGNGNRVAAMIFGPKEVIVVAGINKIVKNMEEAETRLKNIAAPANAKRLNLDTPCAKVGYCVDCNSDNRICASYVTLRRQRKRGRIKVIIVNKNLGY, via the coding sequence ATGGACAAGAATCTTCAATGGACAATACAAAAAAGAGTAGAAAGAGTTATAAAATCTTTAGAAAAGAACAACATGGTAGGATATTATGTTGAAGATGAGAAAGAGGCTTTAGATAAAATAAAAGAACTTTTAAAAGAAGAAACTATAACTACTGCTGGAGGATCAAGAAGTTTATTTGAAATAGGAGTTATAGACTTTTTAAGAAAAGGAAATTATAATTTTTTAGATAGAGATAAAGAGGGAATAACAAAAGAAGAATGTGAAAAAATTTATAGAGATGCTTTTTATGCAGATACTTATTTATGTAGTACTAATGCTATAACTGAAGAAGGAGAACTATATAATATAGATGGAAATGGAAATAGAGTAGCAGCTATGATATTTGGTCCGAAAGAAGTTATTGTAGTTGCTGGTATAAATAAAATAGTTAAAAATATGGAAGAGGCAGAAACGAGACTGAAAAATATAGCAGCTCCTGCAAATGCTAAGAGACTTAATTTAGATACTCCTTGTGCTAAAGTTGGATATTGTGTAGATTGTAACAGCGATAATAGGATATGTGCATCCTATGTAACTTTAAGAAGACAGAGAAAAAGGGGAAGAATAAAAGTTATAATTGTAAATAAGAATTTAGGATATTGA
- a CDS encoding C40 family peptidase encodes MDNKKTKNLVISMLMFFAILFGLNKINVVKADAPIRTASTLSKKVVTANVKTNKYIVVPKKNTGASHKNGSSLSRGSSRGIDLVSYSYKFMGKPYVWGASGPSSFDCSGFTSYVYKNFGIYLDHYTGSQYSVGKPVNKSELVPGDLVFFNTTGNISHVGIYTGEGQFIHASSGSGKVTVSNLSGSYYVSRYAGARRMF; translated from the coding sequence ATGGATAATAAGAAAACAAAAAACTTAGTAATTTCTATGCTTATGTTCTTTGCTATATTATTTGGATTAAATAAAATAAATGTTGTAAAAGCAGATGCACCTATAAGAACAGCAAGCACTCTTAGCAAAAAAGTAGTAACAGCAAATGTAAAAACTAATAAGTACATAGTGGTGCCTAAAAAAAATACAGGAGCATCACATAAAAATGGAAGTTCTTTAAGTAGAGGAAGTTCTAGAGGAATAGATTTAGTATCTTATTCCTATAAATTTATGGGAAAACCATATGTGTGGGGAGCTTCAGGTCCAAGTTCATTTGATTGTTCAGGTTTTACTTCTTATGTATATAAAAATTTTGGAATATATTTAGACCATTATACAGGGTCACAATATTCAGTAGGAAAACCAGTAAATAAATCTGAATTAGTTCCTGGAGATTTAGTATTTTTCAATACTACTGGTAACATTTCTCATGTAGGTATCTATACAGGTGAAGGACAATTTATACATGCTTCATCTGGAAGTGGAAAAGTTACAGTAAGTAATTTATCAGGTAGTTATTATGTAAGCAGATATGCTGGTGCTAGGAGAATGTTTTAA
- a CDS encoding acyl-CoA dehydrogenase — translation MDFNINEEQKMILKVVREFSKKEIEPIAADIDETGEFPRKSIEKMAKLNMLGIPFSIECGGAGQNELVFSMCIEEIAKHCASTAAILAVHNIPCWIIQKFGTDYQREKYLYNLVKGKYIGAFALTEPNAGTDSASQNTKAIKQGDNYILNGQKCFITNGGEAGVYIVFGMTDKSKGTRGITGFIVEKDHPGFYIGKKENKMGIRASSTSELIFKNCIIPKENIIGKEGQGFKIAMQALDGGRIAMASQAVGIAQGAMDRTVDYLKEREQFGRPLSSFQGLQWMLADMETKINASRLLVQKAAVKFDNGENVNKDAAMAKLFAAETAMDVTIKAVQLHGGYGYMKDYPLERMMRDAKITEIYEGTSEVQRMVISKNILDKR, via the coding sequence ATGGATTTTAATATAAATGAAGAGCAAAAGATGATACTAAAAGTTGTAAGAGAGTTTTCAAAAAAAGAGATAGAACCAATAGCAGCTGATATAGATGAAACAGGTGAATTTCCAAGAAAAAGTATAGAAAAAATGGCTAAATTAAATATGTTGGGTATTCCCTTTTCAATAGAATGTGGTGGGGCGGGACAAAATGAATTAGTTTTTTCAATGTGTATAGAAGAAATTGCTAAACATTGTGCATCTACTGCTGCCATATTAGCAGTGCATAATATACCTTGTTGGATAATACAAAAGTTTGGAACAGATTATCAAAGGGAAAAATATTTATATAATCTTGTGAAAGGCAAATATATAGGTGCTTTTGCTTTAACAGAGCCCAATGCAGGTACAGACTCTGCTAGTCAAAATACTAAGGCAATAAAACAGGGAGATAATTATATATTAAATGGTCAAAAATGCTTTATAACAAATGGCGGAGAAGCAGGGGTTTATATAGTTTTTGGAATGACAGACAAGAGTAAAGGAACAAGAGGAATTACAGGTTTTATAGTAGAAAAGGATCATCCAGGATTTTATATAGGAAAAAAGGAAAACAAAATGGGCATAAGGGCATCTTCTACTTCAGAATTAATATTTAAAAATTGTATAATACCAAAAGAAAATATTATAGGCAAAGAGGGACAGGGATTTAAAATTGCAATGCAAGCATTAGATGGTGGAAGAATTGCCATGGCATCCCAGGCAGTAGGAATTGCTCAAGGTGCTATGGATAGAACTGTAGATTATTTAAAAGAAAGGGAGCAGTTTGGAAGACCTCTATCTTCTTTCCAAGGATTACAGTGGATGCTAGCAGATATGGAAACAAAGATAAATGCTTCAAGATTATTAGTACAAAAGGCAGCAGTAAAATTTGATAATGGAGAAAATGTAAACAAAGATGCTGCTATGGCAAAATTATTTGCAGCGGAAACAGCTATGGATGTTACCATAAAAGCAGTTCAGTTACATGGTGGTTATGGATATATGAAGGACTATCCATTAGAGAGAATGATGAGAGATGCCAAGATTACAGAAATATATGAAGGTACTTCAGAAGTACAAAGAATGGTAATATCTAAAAATATATTGGATAAGAGGTGA
- a CDS encoding GNAT family N-acetyltransferase, with product MIDIFIKYHDIEFSNVTKDDLKDIHKSLSLDKEYSNKSICFDYIYERFLEYYISENEFCLKFKNKDSNIGIIKGRMEFANTVEIWLNCFYIYEEYRNNGQGSKMLDIFTKEIKKEFLVDEIYLLLSNEELKSLSFWYKNGYSVIKNIKKHYNYNYDNFIILKKGR from the coding sequence ATGATAGATATTTTTATTAAATATCATGATATTGAGTTTTCTAACGTAACTAAAGATGATTTAAAGGATATACATAAAAGTTTGAGCTTAGATAAAGAATATTCAAACAAAAGTATATGTTTTGATTATATATATGAAAGATTTTTAGAATACTATATAAGTGAAAATGAGTTTTGCCTTAAGTTTAAGAATAAAGACAGTAATATAGGGATAATAAAAGGAAGAATGGAATTTGCTAACACGGTTGAAATATGGTTAAATTGTTTTTATATTTATGAAGAATACAGAAATAATGGGCAAGGATCCAAAATGTTAGATATATTTACAAAAGAAATAAAAAAAGAATTTTTAGTTGATGAAATTTATTTACTATTATCTAATGAAGAATTAAAGTCCTTAAGTTTTTGGTATAAAAATGGATATAGTGTTATAAAGAATATAAAAAAACATTACAATTATAATTATGATAATTTTATTATTTTAAAAAAAGGAAGGTAG
- a CDS encoding Maf-like protein, whose product MNFILASSSERRKELLKKIIEEFEVIPSNYDEDQVVFNGDCSEYVIELSKGKALNVASKLKRRDDGIIIASDTIVYFNGKVLGKPYSEKHAYEMLKALSGKVHEVYSGIVIYDLASKKLVTDYSCSKVKFSNLDDEIIKEYIKTGEPMDKAGAYGIQGYGGIFVEKIHGCYYNIVGLPINKLYFLLREMGVNL is encoded by the coding sequence GTGAATTTTATACTAGCGTCCTCTTCAGAAAGAAGAAAAGAATTGCTAAAGAAAATAATAGAAGAATTTGAAGTTATACCTTCAAATTATGATGAAGATCAAGTTGTATTTAATGGAGATTGTTCTGAATATGTTATAGAATTATCAAAAGGAAAAGCCTTAAATGTGGCTAGTAAATTAAAAAGAAGAGATGATGGAATTATAATAGCGTCAGATACAATTGTATATTTTAATGGAAAAGTTCTTGGGAAACCTTACTCTGAAAAACATGCCTATGAAATGTTAAAAGCTTTGAGTGGAAAAGTCCACGAAGTTTATTCAGGAATTGTTATCTATGATTTAGCATCAAAAAAACTAGTAACAGATTATAGTTGTAGTAAAGTAAAATTTTCAAATTTAGATGATGAAATTATAAAAGAATATATAAAAACTGGAGAACCAATGGATAAAGCTGGAGCATATGGAATTCAAGGTTATGGAGGGATTTTTGTTGAAAAAATTCATGGTTGCTATTATAATATTGTAGGGCTTCCTATAAATAAATTATATTTTTTATTAAGGGAGATGGGGGTAAATCTATAA